The sequence GCATCCGATTAAATTCATGAACTTGACTGCTCTAGAAGAGAGTAGCACTATATATCACGGATATTTGAAAGGCAGTACTGGTAGTGAGGAATTGGATAAAAAGTTTGAACCAATTGAGTTAGAAGAGGATGAAGAATCTGAAACCGATCCAGATGAGgaagaatttcaaatagatgcTGATTTAGATGACGGTgagaaagttgaaattgaaggagTGGATGTGTTGGAGATTGAAGAATCTTCCGCAATTCAATTAGCCGAGGTAAATGGGGCTGATAGCTTAGAAAAGGATGTAGAACAAGGAAAGCATGATttggtagagactgaaaaagttTCTGTTGTCCCAGCTGAGGGGAATGAATTTGATAGTTCAGAAAGGGATTTGGACCAAGAGCTTAGAAATTCTAATATTGAGGTTGAGTTGGTTGAATCCCAATCTTTCATTGCTGATAATGCACTTGAGTCGATGATTGACAATCCTGAAAGCATAGAGAAAGAAATTTCTGCTGTTGAAGAAGCCCAACCTTTGG is a genomic window of Capsicum annuum cultivar UCD-10X-F1 unplaced genomic scaffold, UCD10Xv1.1 ctg74728, whole genome shotgun sequence containing:
- the LOC124894525 gene encoding uncharacterized protein LOC124894525, whose translation is MNLTALEESSTIYHGYLKGSTGSEELDKKFEPIELEEDEESETDPDEEEFQIDADLDDGEKVEIEGVDVLEIEESSAIQLAEVNGADSLEKDVEQGKHDLVETEKVSVVPAEGNEFDSSERDLDQELRNSNIEVELVESQSFIADNALESMIDNPESIEKEISAVEEAQPLEMMESPIRHDEDNVGAYQTLGISSLVLSLLAGTVLYVKRRSDKTLHPVAVSSKKFATHHVVKEKHSSQNWPIEVDVAGVRRPSEMNIFQISSSHSKKYPKSEDEAQSIEKKPRKSNRGESLAASEFSMGSPSYRSFTTYVRIPAKH